The genomic interval CTGCAGACCAGGGAAGACCGACTTGTCGATGCGCTGCGCGTGCTCCTTGCGGCACAGGATCATGCCGCCGCGCGGGCCGCGCAGGCTCTTGTGCGTCGTCGTGGTCACGACGTCGAAGCCGGCGTCGAACGGGTTGCGCATCACGCCCGCCGCGATCAGCCCGCCGACGTGCGACACGTCCGCCATCGTGATCGCCCCGACCTCGTCGGCGACGCGCTTGAACTCCGCGTAGTCGTAGTCGCGCGGATACGACGTGTAGCCGCAGAGCACGAGCTTCGGCCTCGTCTCGCGCGCCATGCGGCGCAGCTCGTCGAAATCGATGCGTCCCGCGTCGTCCGGGTGCGTGCGGTAGCGCACGAAGCGGAAGATCCGCCCCATGTGCGAGACCGGCGCGCCGTGCGTCAGGTGGCCGCCGTGCGACAGGTCCATCGCCAGCACCGTGTCGCCGGGCTCGAGGAACGCGAGGTAGACCGCCTGGTTCATCGGCGATCCGGAGAGGGGCTGGACGTTCGCGTGCTCGGCGCGGAACAGCGCGCACGCCCGCTCGCGCGCGAGACGCTCGACCGCGTCGGTGTACTCCTGCCCGCCGTAGTAGCGGTGGCCGGGATAGCCCTCCGCGTACTTGTTGCAGAGCACCGTGCCGAGCGCGCCCAGCACCTCGGGGTAGGTGTAGTTCTCAGACGGGATCAGCTCGACGCCGCGCTGCTGCCGCGCCTCCTCGCCGGCGATCGCGCGAAAGACGTCGGGATCGTTGCGCTCGAGCAGCTCGCGGTAGGCGTCCACGGCTTCTCCTTCGTCTCGTCGCCTCGGACCGGCAGCCTGCGCTGCTCAGTCGTCGGCGATCGTGAAGCGCACGCCGCGCTCGAGCTCCGGTACCGGCGGGGCGAGCTTGGTCACCGTCAGCGCGAGGCGCGCGCCGCGCGGCAGGCGCTTGCGCACGAGGCCGTAGAGCTCGAGCGCGAGGCGCTCGATCAGGCGGAACTCGCGGCCGCGCACGTGCTCGCGGGCGAGCGTCGCGAGCTCGGCGTAGCAGACGGTGTCCTCGAGCAGGTCCGTCCAGCACGCGGGCGGCAGCTCGGCGAAGCGGATTCCGATCTTGACCTCGACGTCCTGCGGCACGGCGCGCTCGGCGGGCTGGCAGCCGAGGCGCACGCGCAGGCGGATCGCCTCGACGTCGAGCCGGATCTCGCGCGGCGCGCTTGCGACCTCGGCGCGCAGCGCGCCGCCTGCGCCCTCGACCTGCTGCGTGCCGTTGGTGCCGCCGATCGTGCTCGTCCCTTCGCCCTGCATCGCGCTCCTCCTCCGGAGCAGCCAGGACTAGCGGGCTCGCGATTGATCAGCAACGTTAACTTTCCTATCCACTTCGTCCAGTGAAACTGAACGATCTCGACCTGAACAAGCTGCAGGTCTTCCTCACCGTCGCCGAGCGGCGCGGGATCAGCGCCGCCGCGGAGGAGCTCGGGCGCACGCGCTCGGCGGTGAGCCAGAGCCTGTCGGCGCTCGAGCGCTCGCTCGGAGTCAAGCTCTTCGACCGCGTCGGCAAGCGGCTCGTGCCGACGCGTCCGGGACGCCTGCTGCACGAGCGTCTGCGCGACCACCACGCGGCGCTGCAGCGCGCCGTCGACGAGGTGGTCGGCGAGGGCGGCGAGATCCGCGGCCTCGTCCGCGTCGGGCTCTTCCTCGGCTTCCCGCGCGTGCGCCTGGCGTCGTTCCTGTCGCGCTTCGCCGAGCGTCATCCGCGGGTGTCGCTGCGGCTGCTGTTCGCGCCGCAGGACGACCTGACGGCGCGGCTGCTCGCGAACCGGCTCGACTACGCCTTCTCCTTCCAGCCGCTCGGCGGCGGCGCGCGCGACCTCGAGGCGACGCGGCTCTTCGCGCAGAAGCTCGTCCTGGTTTCGGGGAGGAAGTTCTTCCGCGG from Candidatus Binatia bacterium carries:
- a CDS encoding LysR family transcriptional regulator produces the protein MKLNDLDLNKLQVFLTVAERRGISAAAEELGRTRSAVSQSLSALERSLGVKLFDRVGKRLVPTRPGRLLHERLRDHHAALQRAVDEVVGEGGEIRGLVRVGLFLGFPRVRLASFLSRFAERHPRVSLRLLFAPQDDLTARLLANRLDYAFSFQPLGGGARDLEATRLFAQKLVLVSGRKFFRGGFDARELRTTPVVDYYQSDPLIERWLAHHLGDARPPVEVKVWAATTDMVLELVLNGVGVGVVPDSLAAPYVARRRLRVLGTRRGELTDFIWLNEPRGAYRDATLEAFRAAALDEFR
- the glyA gene encoding serine hydroxymethyltransferase translates to MDAYRELLERNDPDVFRAIAGEEARQQRGVELIPSENYTYPEVLGALGTVLCNKYAEGYPGHRYYGGQEYTDAVERLARERACALFRAEHANVQPLSGSPMNQAVYLAFLEPGDTVLAMDLSHGGHLTHGAPVSHMGRIFRFVRYRTHPDDAGRIDFDELRRMARETRPKLVLCGYTSYPRDYDYAEFKRVADEVGAITMADVSHVGGLIAAGVMRNPFDAGFDVVTTTTHKSLRGPRGGMILCRKEHAQRIDKSVFPGLQGGPHMHTIAGIAVALKKAQEPAFRAYAEQVLKNARLLAAELVARGGVLVTGGTDNHMMVLDTVQSFGIDGREAERVLDAVSITTNKQVIPDDPNPPLRPSGIRLGTPAATTRGMREEEMRRLAAWIVEALTSRADERRLAEIRAEVETLCARFPVPGLPAAPTARAA
- a CDS encoding dihydroneopterin aldolase — protein: MQGEGTSTIGGTNGTQQVEGAGGALRAEVASAPREIRLDVEAIRLRVRLGCQPAERAVPQDVEVKIGIRFAELPPACWTDLLEDTVCYAELATLAREHVRGREFRLIERLALELYGLVRKRLPRGARLALTVTKLAPPVPELERGVRFTIADD